The Streptomyces camelliae genome window below encodes:
- a CDS encoding heme o synthase translates to MSLSGVCVTAVESRPAGVLGGASQGPVHRPFGARVKAFVALTKPRIIELLLITTVPVMFLAQKGVPDLKLVLLTCIGGYLSAGGANALNMYIDRDIDALMDRTSQRPLVTGMVSPPECLAFGITLAVVSTLLFGFTVNWLSAWLSLGALLFYVVVYTMILKRRTSQNIVWGGIAGCLPVLIGWSSVTDSMSWAPVILFLVMFFWTPPHYWPLSMKVKEDYARVGVPMLPVIASNKVVARQIVIYSWVMVAVSLLLTPLGYTGWFYTVVALAAGGFWLWEAHGLQNRAKAEVTGAKLKEMRLFHWSITYVSILFVAVAVDPFLR, encoded by the coding sequence ATGTCTCTGTCAGGGGTGTGCGTGACGGCCGTCGAATCACGTCCAGCGGGCGTGCTGGGTGGTGCGAGCCAGGGCCCGGTTCACCGGCCGTTCGGGGCCCGTGTCAAGGCGTTCGTGGCTCTGACCAAGCCGCGGATCATCGAGCTGCTGCTCATCACCACCGTTCCGGTGATGTTCCTGGCCCAGAAGGGCGTGCCGGACCTGAAGCTGGTCCTGCTCACCTGCATCGGCGGCTACCTCTCGGCGGGCGGCGCCAACGCGCTGAACATGTACATCGACCGGGACATCGACGCGCTGATGGACCGCACCTCGCAGCGGCCGCTGGTGACCGGCATGGTCAGCCCGCCCGAGTGCCTGGCCTTCGGCATCACCCTGGCGGTCGTCTCCACGCTCCTCTTCGGATTCACCGTCAACTGGCTGAGCGCCTGGCTCTCGCTCGGAGCGCTCCTTTTCTACGTCGTCGTCTACACGATGATCCTCAAGCGCCGTACGTCGCAGAACATCGTGTGGGGCGGCATCGCCGGCTGCCTCCCGGTGCTCATCGGCTGGTCGTCGGTCACGGACTCGATGTCCTGGGCGCCGGTCATCCTCTTCCTCGTCATGTTCTTCTGGACCCCGCCGCACTACTGGCCGCTGTCCATGAAGGTCAAGGAGGACTACGCGCGCGTGGGCGTGCCGATGCTCCCGGTCATCGCCTCCAACAAGGTCGTCGCCCGGCAGATCGTCATCTACAGCTGGGTGATGGTCGCCGTCTCGCTGCTCCTCACCCCGCTCGGTTACACCGGCTGGTTCTACACGGTGGTCGCCCTCGCGGCCGGCGGCTTCTGGCTCTGGGAGGCGCACGGCCTGCAGAACCGGGCGAAGGCCGAGGTGACCGGCGCGAAGCTCAAGGAGATGCGGCTCTTCCACTGGTCGATCACCTATGTGTCGATCCTCTTCGTCGCGGTCGCGGTGGACCCGTTCCTGCGCTGA